A stretch of [Clostridium] scindens DNA encodes these proteins:
- the map gene encoding type I methionyl aminopeptidase has protein sequence MDKLDVKLWTLAAKGQIVPDRSLLKTPEQIKAIQESADLNTAVLDHVAAHIREGMSTEEIDRLVYDYTTQHGGIPAPLNYQGFPKSVCTSVNNVVCHGIPDENEILKEGDIINVDVSTILNGYYSDASRMFTIGQISPEAEKIVRVTKECVELGLKAAKPWGHLGDIAYAISTHARKNGFSVVEDIGGHGIGLEFHEDPYVSYVTPKGSEMVLVPGMMFTIEPMINEGSPEFYIDEENGWTVYTIDDGLSAQIEYMVLITETGVEVMTK, from the coding sequence GTGGATAAACTAGACGTAAAACTATGGACCTTGGCCGCAAAGGGACAGATTGTTCCGGATCGCTCTTTGCTTAAGACGCCGGAGCAGATCAAGGCAATTCAGGAAAGCGCGGACTTGAATACTGCCGTCCTGGACCATGTTGCAGCCCATATCCGTGAAGGCATGAGTACGGAAGAGATTGATCGGCTGGTATACGACTATACCACTCAGCACGGCGGTATCCCGGCGCCCCTTAATTATCAGGGATTTCCCAAAAGCGTATGTACATCCGTCAACAATGTCGTATGCCATGGAATCCCCGATGAAAACGAGATCCTGAAGGAGGGCGACATCATTAATGTGGATGTATCCACCATTCTGAATGGCTATTATTCAGATGCTTCCCGGATGTTTACCATCGGACAGATATCCCCTGAGGCCGAGAAGATCGTCAGAGTCACCAAAGAATGCGTGGAGCTTGGCTTAAAGGCGGCAAAGCCATGGGGACATTTGGGAGATATCGCTTATGCCATCAGTACCCATGCCAGGAAGAATGGCTTTTCTGTCGTGGAAGATATCGGCGGCCATGGAATCGGCCTGGAATTCCATGAAGATCCTTATGTCAGCTATGTAACCCCCAAGGGCAGCGAGATGGTGCTCGTGCCGGGCATGATGTTTACCATCGAGCCCATGATCAACGAGGGAAGCCCTGAATTCTATATTGACGAGGAAAATGGCTGGACCGTCTACACCATCGACGATGGGCTGTCAGCGCAGATAGAGTATATGGTATTGATTACCGAGACGGGTGTCGAGGTTATGACAAAATAA
- a CDS encoding 6-phosphofructokinase, whose protein sequence is MLRIGMLTSGGDCQALNAAMRGVVKGICSKRDDVEIYGFQEGYKGLIYSNFKMLTSRDFSGILTVGGTILGTSRQPFKLMRVPDENGLDKVEAMKHTYHKLNLDCLVVLGGNGTHKTANMLREEGLNVITLPKTIDNDLWGTDMTFGFQSAVDIATDTIDRIHTTATSHSRVFIIEVMGHKVGWVTLHAGIAGGADIILLPEIPYDIDVVVEAINKRKAAGKKFTIIAVAEGAISKEDAKLSKKELKEKKAKQKYPSVAYEISEKIQKKTDQEVRITVPGHTQRGGSPCAYDRVLATRLGAAAAEAILDGDFGCMVAVKNRDIARVPLSEVAGKLKYVDPESDIVREAKMTGISFGDK, encoded by the coding sequence ATGTTAAGAATAGGAATGCTTACAAGCGGAGGAGACTGCCAGGCGCTGAATGCGGCAATGCGGGGCGTAGTAAAAGGAATCTGCTCTAAAAGAGATGATGTGGAGATCTACGGATTTCAGGAGGGGTATAAAGGACTGATCTATTCAAATTTCAAGATGCTGACTTCCAGGGACTTCTCCGGGATATTGACGGTTGGCGGGACGATTCTTGGGACATCCAGGCAGCCATTCAAGCTGATGCGCGTTCCGGATGAGAATGGACTTGATAAGGTAGAAGCGATGAAGCATACGTACCACAAGCTGAATCTGGACTGCCTCGTCGTCCTGGGAGGCAATGGAACGCATAAGACTGCCAATATGCTTAGGGAGGAAGGCCTGAATGTTATCACGCTTCCGAAGACGATTGACAATGACTTATGGGGGACGGATATGACCTTTGGGTTCCAGAGCGCGGTGGATATCGCGACAGATACCATTGACAGGATCCATACGACAGCCACATCCCACAGCCGGGTATTCATCATCGAGGTTATGGGGCACAAGGTTGGCTGGGTAACGCTCCATGCGGGAATTGCAGGAGGCGCGGACATTATATTGCTGCCGGAGATTCCATACGACATCGATGTGGTGGTGGAAGCGATAAATAAGCGCAAGGCTGCGGGAAAGAAGTTTACGATAATCGCGGTGGCCGAGGGCGCGATATCCAAGGAAGACGCGAAACTTTCCAAGAAGGAGCTGAAGGAAAAGAAGGCGAAGCAGAAATATCCTTCGGTTGCCTATGAGATATCTGAAAAGATCCAGAAGAAGACAGACCAGGAGGTGCGCATTACGGTTCCTGGCCATACGCAGCGCGGCGGCTCGCCCTGCGCGTATGACAGGGTGCTGGCCACGAGGCTTGGAGCGGCAGCTGCGGAAGCCATACTGGATGGAGACTTTGGCTGCATGGTGGCTGTAAAGAACAGGGATATTGCCCGCGTTCCGCTCAGCGAGGTGGCAGGCAAATTAAAATACGTGGATCCGGAATCTGATATTGTCAGGGAAGCCAAGATGACAGGAATCAGTTTTGGAGACAAATAA
- a CDS encoding glycoside hydrolase family 13 protein translates to MKEQALFCDGTASYVNPPQPAENETITLRFRTAKDDVDRVRLMTGVGGYDMKKESTRGEFDYYTINWRLNEEPFRYCFEIQDGDELCYYNKCGTSKEIVAFYEFVIVPGFSTPDWAKGAVMYQIFTDRFYNGDKTNDVESREYFYIGDYSRKVTDWNKYPDKMGVREFYGGDLQGVINKLDYLQDLGVEVLYFNPLFVSPSNHKYDIQDYDYIDPHYGVIVEDGGEVLAEGMTENRLATKYQKRTTDIKNLEASNQLFIKLVEELHRRGMRIILDGVFNHCGSFNKWMDRERIYENQEDYEPGAFISPDSPYRSYFRFFKEEPGNWPYNTNYDGWWGHDTLPKLNYEDSMKLENYILYIGRKWVSPPYNVDGWRLDVAADLGRSNEYNHQFWKKFREAVKDANPEAIILAEHYGDPSDWLQGDEWDTVMNYDAFMEPVTWFLTGMEKHSDEAREELRGNADNFVGSISHHMSNMLTPSLQVAMNELSNHDHSRFLTRTNHMVGRVEHLGPKAAEEYVNEAIMREAVAIQMTWVGAPTIYYGDEAGVCGFTDPDNRRTYPWGNENQELLNFHKEMIRIHKEHPALRTGSLNILSWDENVLAYGRFLGEDRIVAIINNRSELTEVTVPVWQVEVPMKCRMKRLIYSYSDGYTIEDEEYLVDDGEVVVNMGAHSALILGMKEA, encoded by the coding sequence ATGAAGGAACAAGCTTTGTTTTGTGATGGGACTGCCAGTTATGTCAATCCGCCGCAGCCGGCGGAGAATGAGACAATAACGCTGCGCTTTCGCACAGCAAAAGATGATGTAGATCGGGTGCGCCTCATGACGGGCGTTGGCGGATATGATATGAAGAAGGAAAGCACCAGAGGAGAATTCGACTACTACACGATCAACTGGCGTTTGAATGAGGAGCCTTTCCGGTATTGCTTTGAAATCCAGGATGGTGACGAGCTTTGTTATTACAACAAGTGCGGCACATCAAAAGAAATTGTTGCATTTTATGAATTTGTCATTGTACCAGGATTTTCTACGCCGGATTGGGCAAAAGGGGCGGTAATGTATCAGATTTTTACAGACCGGTTCTATAATGGCGACAAGACCAATGATGTAGAGTCCAGGGAGTATTTTTATATAGGAGATTACAGCAGGAAGGTAACAGACTGGAATAAATATCCGGATAAGATGGGGGTGCGGGAGTTCTATGGCGGGGATCTGCAGGGAGTGATCAATAAGCTGGATTACCTGCAGGATCTGGGCGTGGAAGTCTTGTACTTCAATCCGTTGTTTGTCTCGCCTTCCAACCACAAATACGATATTCAGGATTATGATTATATAGACCCGCATTATGGGGTGATCGTGGAAGATGGGGGAGAAGTCCTGGCAGAAGGCATGACGGAGAACCGGCTTGCTACGAAGTATCAGAAAAGAACGACGGATATTAAGAATCTGGAAGCCAGCAACCAGCTGTTCATCAAGCTGGTAGAAGAACTTCACAGGCGCGGCATGAGAATCATCCTTGACGGCGTGTTCAACCATTGCGGGTCGTTTAATAAATGGATGGACAGAGAACGCATTTATGAAAATCAGGAAGATTATGAGCCAGGAGCATTCATTTCCCCGGACAGTCCTTACAGAAGCTATTTCAGATTCTTTAAGGAGGAGCCGGGAAATTGGCCGTATAATACTAACTATGACGGCTGGTGGGGGCATGATACGCTTCCCAAATTGAACTATGAAGATTCCATGAAACTGGAGAATTATATATTATATATTGGAAGGAAATGGGTATCCCCGCCGTATAATGTGGATGGATGGCGGCTGGATGTAGCCGCGGATCTGGGGCGAAGCAATGAGTACAACCATCAGTTCTGGAAGAAATTCCGCGAGGCGGTCAAGGATGCCAATCCAGAGGCGATTATTCTTGCCGAGCATTACGGAGATCCCAGCGACTGGCTTCAAGGCGATGAGTGGGATACGGTCATGAACTATGACGCCTTTATGGAGCCTGTAACATGGTTCCTTACGGGGATGGAAAAGCACAGTGATGAGGCGAGAGAAGAACTGCGGGGCAATGCAGATAACTTTGTGGGCTCCATCTCCCATCATATGTCCAATATGCTGACGCCATCCTTGCAGGTGGCGATGAACGAATTATCGAACCACGACCATTCGCGGTTTTTGACCCGTACCAACCACATGGTTGGAAGGGTAGAGCATCTGGGGCCGAAGGCCGCGGAAGAATATGTAAATGAGGCGATCATGCGGGAAGCCGTTGCGATACAGATGACGTGGGTAGGGGCGCCTACCATCTACTATGGAGATGAGGCGGGCGTGTGCGGATTCACAGATCCGGATAACAGGCGGACATATCCCTGGGGAAATGAGAATCAGGAACTGCTGAATTTCCATAAGGAGATGATACGGATACACAAGGAACATCCGGCGCTTCGTACAGGCTCCCTTAATATACTGAGCTGGGATGAAAATGTGCTGGCATATGGCCGTTTCCTGGGTGAGGACCGTATTGTAGCAATTATTAATAACCGGAGCGAGCTTACAGAGGTCACGGTTCCGGTATGGCAGGTGGAAGTGCCGATGAAATGCCGGATGAAAAGGCTGATCTATTCTTATTCAGACGGCTACACGATAGAAGACGAAGAATATCTGGTTGACGACGGAGAAGTCGTTGTAAATATGGGGGCGCATTCTGCGCTGATACTGGGAATGAAAGAAGCTTGA
- a CDS encoding recombinase family protein, protein MGKKTYGYVRVSSRDQNIDRQIVAMEKIPIRKEDIYIDRQSGKDFDRPSYRRLLNLLKPGDTLFVKSIDRLGRNYDEIIEQWRTLTKAKDVDIVVIDFPLLDTRNHVNGLTGKFISDLVLQIMSYVAQIERENIRQRQAEGIAVAKLKGVAFGRPRKEIPEEFPDVARLWENNQISMREAARRLGTSHSMFAKWISQCQDEKEC, encoded by the coding sequence ATGGGTAAAAAAACATATGGTTATGTGCGGGTATCCAGCCGGGATCAGAATATAGACCGGCAGATCGTTGCAATGGAGAAGATTCCCATCCGCAAGGAGGACATCTACATAGACCGGCAGTCAGGCAAGGACTTTGACAGGCCCAGCTACCGCCGGCTCTTGAATCTATTAAAGCCCGGGGATACCTTGTTCGTGAAATCGATTGACAGACTGGGAAGAAATTATGATGAGATTATCGAGCAGTGGAGGACTCTTACAAAAGCGAAGGACGTGGACATCGTAGTGATTGATTTTCCGCTGCTGGACACCAGGAATCATGTGAACGGGCTGACTGGCAAATTCATATCGGATCTGGTACTCCAGATCATGTCCTATGTGGCCCAGATTGAAAGGGAGAATATCCGGCAGAGGCAGGCAGAGGGAATTGCGGTTGCAAAATTAAAAGGGGTAGCTTTTGGAAGGCCGAGGAAAGAGATACCGGAAGAATTCCCGGATGTGGCGAGGCTTTGGGAGAATAACCAGATCAGCATGAGGGAGGCGGCAAGGAGGCTGGGAACAAGCCATAGCATGTTTGCAAAGTGGATTTCCCAATGCCAGGATGAAAAGGAGTGTTAA
- the ftsH gene encoding ATP-dependent zinc metalloprotease FtsH, with protein sequence MNDKKTRGLSGATVLIFVVFLFAALWFTNQFDQKDKELTWKEFEKLIVSDNVETVTVSQNKNVPTGRVEIQVDTKNDEDSVKYLYVSDVNEIQNYLKEKKIDYEMPDVPQDSWFATTIVPMLLVLGGVLLIFLLMNRQGGGANAKAMNFGKSRARLSTDVERKITFGQVAGLKEEKEELEEIVDFLKAPKKYIQVGARIPKGVLLVGPPGTGKTLLAKAVAGEAGVPFFTISGSDFVEMFVGVGASRVRDLFEEAKKNAPCIIFIDEIDAVARRRGTGMGGGHDEREQTLNQLLVEMDGFGVNEGIIVMAATNRVDILDPAILRPGRFDRKVMVGRPDVQGREEILKVHAKGKPLSEDIDLKQIAQTTAGFTGADLENLLNEAAILAAKENRIYLKQEDIKRSFVKVGIGAEKKSRIISDKEKRITAFHEAGHAILFHVLPDVGPVYSVSIIPTGGAGGYTMPLPENDEMFNTKGKMLQDITVALGGRVAEEEVFDDITTGASQDIKQATGLAKSMVTKFGMSEAVGLISYDDDSDEVFIGRDLAHTSRGYGEGVATVIDQEVKRIIDECYSRARHIITKYDDVLHSCAELLLEKEKISREEFESLFTGEVSEA encoded by the coding sequence TTGAATGACAAGAAGACCAGAGGGCTGAGCGGAGCCACGGTGCTGATATTCGTAGTGTTTCTGTTTGCAGCATTGTGGTTCACGAATCAGTTTGACCAAAAAGATAAAGAATTGACATGGAAGGAATTTGAGAAGCTTATCGTCAGCGATAATGTGGAGACTGTTACCGTCAGCCAGAATAAAAATGTTCCGACGGGCCGGGTAGAGATCCAGGTGGATACAAAGAATGATGAAGATTCCGTAAAGTATCTGTATGTATCCGATGTCAATGAGATTCAGAATTACCTGAAGGAAAAGAAGATTGACTACGAGATGCCGGATGTGCCGCAGGACAGCTGGTTTGCGACGACGATCGTGCCGATGCTTCTGGTTCTGGGAGGAGTTCTGCTGATATTCCTGCTGATGAACCGTCAGGGCGGGGGAGCCAACGCCAAGGCCATGAACTTTGGCAAGAGCCGTGCAAGGCTTAGCACGGATGTGGAAAGAAAGATCACATTCGGACAGGTGGCCGGCCTGAAAGAAGAGAAGGAAGAACTGGAAGAGATCGTGGACTTTTTAAAGGCCCCGAAAAAATACATCCAGGTAGGCGCAAGGATCCCGAAGGGAGTCCTTCTGGTCGGCCCTCCCGGTACCGGAAAGACCTTGCTTGCAAAAGCGGTTGCCGGAGAGGCCGGTGTTCCGTTCTTTACGATCTCAGGCTCTGACTTTGTAGAGATGTTTGTCGGAGTCGGCGCGTCCCGCGTCAGGGACCTGTTCGAAGAAGCGAAGAAGAATGCGCCTTGCATTATTTTCATTGATGAGATTGATGCCGTAGCGAGACGCCGCGGGACGGGAATGGGCGGCGGACATGATGAGAGAGAGCAGACGCTGAACCAGCTGCTGGTAGAGATGGACGGATTCGGCGTAAATGAAGGAATCATCGTAATGGCCGCTACCAACCGTGTAGATATCCTGGATCCTGCAATCCTGCGCCCAGGCCGCTTTGACAGGAAGGTTATGGTTGGCCGGCCGGATGTACAGGGACGGGAAGAGATTCTGAAGGTTCATGCGAAAGGAAAGCCGCTTAGCGAGGATATAGATCTTAAGCAGATCGCGCAGACGACTGCCGGATTCACGGGAGCGGATCTTGAAAATCTCCTGAATGAGGCGGCAATCCTGGCAGCTAAGGAAAACAGGATATACCTGAAGCAGGAGGATATTAAGAGATCCTTCGTCAAGGTAGGGATCGGTGCCGAGAAAAAGAGCAGGATCATATCCGATAAAGAAAAGCGTATCACGGCATTCCACGAGGCGGGACATGCGATTCTGTTCCACGTGCTGCCGGACGTAGGGCCTGTATACAGCGTTTCCATTATTCCTACCGGCGGGGCAGGGGGCTATACGATGCCGCTTCCGGAAAATGATGAGATGTTCAATACAAAGGGCAAGATGCTGCAGGATATTACGGTAGCCCTTGGAGGGCGCGTGGCGGAAGAAGAAGTATTTGACGATATTACCACCGGGGCTTCCCAGGATATTAAGCAGGCAACAGGCCTGGCAAAATCCATGGTGACTAAGTTTGGAATGTCAGAGGCCGTTGGCCTGATCAGTTATGATGACGACAGCGACGAGGTGTTCATTGGACGTGACCTGGCGCATACATCCAGAGGATACGGGGAAGGCGTGGCGACTGTCATTGACCAGGAAGTAAAAAGAATCATAGATGAATGCTACAGCAGAGCAAGACATATTATCACGAAATACGATGATGTGCTTCACTCATGTGCAGAACTTTTATTAGAAAAAGAGAAGATCTCAAGAGAAGAGTTTGAATCATTATTTACTGGGGAAGTGTCTGAGGCATAA
- a CDS encoding YbaB/EbfC family nucleoid-associated protein, with product MAKRGGFPGGGMPGNMANLMKQAQKMQRQMEEQAKEMETKEFTATAGGGAVEVTVSGTKKVLKVKLDEEAVDPDDVEMLEDLIVAAVNEAMDKVDEVSASAMSKFTGGMGGQMPGLF from the coding sequence ATGGCAAAACGTGGAGGATTTCCAGGAGGAGGAATGCCTGGGAATATGGCAAATCTGATGAAGCAGGCACAGAAGATGCAGCGTCAGATGGAAGAACAGGCAAAAGAAATGGAGACAAAGGAGTTTACTGCCACTGCCGGAGGCGGAGCAGTAGAAGTAACGGTATCTGGAACGAAGAAGGTATTGAAGGTCAAGCTGGATGAGGAAGCCGTAGATCCGGATGACGTGGAGATGCTGGAGGATCTGATCGTTGCGGCGGTGAATGAGGCAATGGATAAGGTGGATGAAGTGTCCGCGTCAGCCATGTCCAAGTTCACAGGCGGCATGGGCGGACAGATGCCTGGATTGTTCTAG
- the dnaX gene encoding DNA polymerase III subunit gamma/tau, whose product MSYTALYRKFRPDEFEDVKGQDAIVKTLKNQIKAERIGHAYLFCGTRGTGKTTVAKIFAKAVNCEHPVDGSPCGECAMCRSIAAGTSMNVIEIDAASNNGVDNIREIREEVAYRPTEGRYKVYIIDEVHMLSIGAFNALLKTLEEPPEYVIFILATTEAHKIPITILSRCQRYDFKRISIETISARLRELIDKEEWEVEEKAVRYIAKMADGSMRDSLSLLDQCVAFYIGEKLTYDHVLEVLGAVDTETFSRLLRELLSMDVHKVIETVEELVMQGRELSQLASDFTWYLRNLLLVKSSDNMEDVLDVSTENLAQLKEEAQMIDNDTLIRYIRIFSDLTNQLKYATQKRVLLEVTLIKLCRPAMDQNQDALLDRIRLIEKQLEEGLSDSAVKEKVVYVNSDGPAEQKEKPRPELPKALNEDVKAVAQDFRSIANDASPLLRTYLKKARLSPGEGSRLLIVLPDEVSAAAVGTAEHKEEIERLIEEKIGKQVDIEVRQLEEGRRFEDSFVDLENLIHMEITIED is encoded by the coding sequence ATGTCATATACGGCATTGTACCGGAAGTTCCGTCCTGACGAATTTGAAGACGTAAAAGGTCAGGACGCCATAGTGAAGACATTAAAAAACCAGATAAAAGCAGAACGGATTGGACATGCGTATCTGTTCTGCGGGACAAGAGGGACTGGAAAGACGACTGTGGCAAAGATATTTGCGAAAGCGGTAAACTGCGAGCATCCGGTAGATGGAAGCCCATGCGGGGAATGTGCCATGTGCAGATCGATTGCCGCGGGCACGTCCATGAATGTGATAGAAATTGATGCCGCGTCCAACAACGGCGTGGACAATATCCGCGAGATCCGCGAGGAGGTTGCGTACCGGCCTACAGAAGGAAGGTATAAAGTCTATATTATAGATGAGGTCCATATGCTGTCTATAGGAGCGTTCAATGCGCTGCTGAAAACATTGGAAGAGCCCCCGGAATATGTGATATTTATTCTGGCCACAACGGAAGCCCACAAGATACCGATTACGATATTAAGCCGGTGCCAGCGGTATGATTTCAAGAGAATATCGATTGAGACCATATCCGCCAGGCTCCGGGAATTGATTGACAAGGAAGAGTGGGAGGTGGAGGAAAAGGCTGTGCGCTATATTGCGAAGATGGCGGATGGCTCCATGAGAGATTCCTTAAGCCTGCTGGATCAATGCGTTGCCTTCTACATTGGCGAGAAACTGACCTATGACCATGTGCTTGAGGTACTGGGAGCGGTGGATACGGAGACGTTCAGCAGGCTGCTTCGGGAACTGCTTTCCATGGATGTGCATAAGGTAATAGAGACGGTAGAAGAACTGGTGATGCAAGGAAGAGAACTGTCCCAGCTGGCATCGGATTTTACGTGGTATCTGCGCAACCTGCTCCTTGTAAAAAGTTCTGACAATATGGAAGATGTGCTGGACGTGTCCACGGAAAATCTGGCCCAGTTAAAAGAAGAGGCCCAGATGATTGACAATGACACGCTAATCCGGTATATTAGAATTTTCTCGGACCTTACCAATCAGTTAAAATACGCCACCCAGAAAAGGGTACTGCTGGAGGTAACGCTGATAAAGCTATGCCGGCCGGCCATGGACCAGAATCAGGATGCGCTTCTCGACCGGATCAGGCTGATCGAAAAGCAGCTGGAAGAAGGACTTTCAGACAGCGCTGTAAAGGAAAAAGTAGTCTATGTCAACTCGGATGGCCCTGCAGAACAGAAAGAGAAGCCAAGGCCCGAACTGCCCAAGGCGCTAAACGAAGATGTAAAGGCAGTGGCCCAGGACTTCCGCTCTATCGCCAATGACGCGTCGCCGCTTCTTCGGACGTATTTAAAGAAAGCCAGGCTAAGCCCGGGAGAGGGCAGCCGCCTGCTCATCGTACTTCCGGACGAAGTAAGCGCTGCTGCGGTGGGGACTGCGGAGCATAAAGAAGAGATAGAGAGGCTCATTGAAGAAAAGATAGGAAAACAGGTCGATATAGAAGTCCGGCAGCTGGAAGAAGGCCGAAGGTTTGAGGACAGTTTCGTGGATCTTGAGAATTTGATCCATATGGAAATAACAATAGAAGATTAG
- the hpt gene encoding hypoxanthine phosphoribosyltransferase yields the protein MAETVRVLIEEEEVAKRIEELGKKISEDYAGKQVHLICVLKGGVFFMCELAKRISIPVSMDFMSVSSYGDGTSSSGVVKIAKDLDETLEGKDVLVVEDIIDSGRTLYYLLDILAKRHPSSMRLCTLLDKPERRVRDVKVDYVGFEIPDEFVVGYGLDYAQKYRNLPYIGVVEGVE from the coding sequence ATGGCAGAAACAGTTAGAGTATTGATTGAAGAGGAAGAAGTCGCGAAGAGAATTGAGGAACTGGGCAAAAAGATCAGCGAGGATTATGCGGGAAAGCAGGTACATCTGATCTGTGTCCTGAAGGGCGGAGTATTCTTTATGTGCGAACTGGCAAAACGGATCAGCATACCGGTTTCCATGGACTTTATGAGTGTCAGCAGTTATGGAGACGGCACGTCGTCAAGCGGCGTGGTAAAGATTGCAAAAGACCTGGATGAGACGCTGGAAGGAAAAGACGTGCTGGTAGTTGAAGATATTATTGATTCTGGAAGGACGCTGTACTACCTGCTTGACATTCTGGCCAAGAGGCACCCAAGCAGCATGAGGCTGTGCACGCTTCTTGACAAGCCAGAGAGAAGAGTGCGCGATGTGAAGGTAGACTACGTGGGATTCGAGATACCGGATGAATTTGTCGTAGGCTATGGGCTTGACTATGCGCAAAAATATAGAAATCTACCATACATCGGGGTTGTAGAAGGTGTGGAGTAG
- the tilS gene encoding tRNA lysidine(34) synthetase TilS, with the protein MYHKVKAYIEKYHMLDEKDKVIVGVSGGADSICLLFMLIELKKEMGLSVEAVHVHHGLREETADADAAYVKKVCKELGIELRLFYEDVKSFALHNKMSEEEAGRYVRRRIFKEVLKEAGGTKIALAHHQNDNAETLLWNLCRGCSLKGMGGIAPVDGVFIRPLLCLKREEIESYLVNRGISYCTDETNLEDGHTRNRIRNHVIPYLEEQVNERAVSHMSETMEQMRQLWKYVESETTRYAARCIKVSKDQTRRVLLKQEFILVPEALRSYVLHEFICQAAGRRKDIESVHAKMLFELLDNQVGRQARLPYGIVAVRSYEGIELRRESEGRPKDQNLTDQNPEGLMKMRTLKRTPGKVIFPENPYTKWFDYDIIKNTVKIRHREPGDYITIDKNGKTQKLKQYFINEKIPQEERDRIWLIADGKHIMWIVGYRQNQQYQITENTRRILEIEFCGG; encoded by the coding sequence ATGTATCATAAGGTAAAGGCGTATATAGAGAAGTACCATATGCTGGATGAAAAGGATAAGGTGATTGTAGGCGTATCAGGAGGGGCAGACTCCATATGCCTTCTTTTCATGCTCATCGAATTGAAAAAGGAAATGGGCCTGTCTGTGGAGGCGGTTCATGTACATCACGGGCTGAGGGAAGAGACCGCGGATGCGGATGCGGCCTATGTAAAAAAAGTATGCAAAGAGTTAGGAATCGAGCTTCGCTTATTTTATGAAGATGTAAAATCCTTTGCTTTGCATAATAAGATGAGCGAAGAAGAGGCTGGCAGATATGTAAGAAGGCGGATTTTCAAGGAGGTCCTGAAGGAAGCGGGAGGGACCAAGATCGCGCTTGCCCATCACCAGAATGATAATGCGGAGACCTTGCTGTGGAATCTGTGCCGGGGATGCAGCCTGAAAGGAATGGGGGGGATTGCGCCTGTAGACGGCGTATTTATTCGCCCTCTTTTGTGTCTAAAGCGGGAAGAGATTGAATCATATCTGGTGAATCGGGGAATATCTTATTGTACGGATGAAACCAATCTCGAGGATGGCCATACCCGGAACCGGATCCGCAACCACGTGATACCTTATCTGGAAGAGCAGGTAAATGAGAGGGCGGTTTCCCATATGTCGGAGACTATGGAACAGATGAGACAGCTGTGGAAATATGTAGAGTCAGAAACTACGCGTTACGCTGCCAGATGCATAAAGGTGTCAAAGGACCAAACGAGGAGGGTACTTCTTAAGCAGGAATTCATCCTTGTGCCAGAGGCGCTGCGCTCCTATGTGCTTCATGAATTTATATGCCAGGCGGCCGGGAGGCGCAAAGACATTGAGTCGGTCCATGCAAAGATGCTGTTTGAACTGCTGGATAACCAAGTGGGACGCCAGGCAAGGCTCCCCTATGGAATCGTGGCAGTGCGAAGCTATGAGGGAATCGAGCTTCGCAGGGAAAGCGAGGGACGCCCAAAAGACCAGAATCTAACAGACCAGAATCCGGAAGGGCTTATGAAGATGCGAACGCTTAAGAGAACGCCGGGGAAAGTAATATTTCCGGAAAACCCCTACACGAAATGGTTTGATTATGATATAATAAAAAATACTGTAAAAATCAGGCATAGGGAGCCGGGAGACTATATAACGATTGATAAAAACGGCAAAACCCAGAAACTGAAGCAGTATTTTATTAATGAGAAGATTCCACAGGAGGAAAGAGACCGGATCTGGCTTATCGCGGATGGGAAACATATCATGTGGATTGTAGGGTACAGGCAGAACCAGCAGTATCAGATCACAGAGAATACCAGAAGGATTCTGGAAATAGAATTTTGCGGAGGATGA